DNA sequence from the Pedobacter sp. W3I1 genome:
GCATTCTGGCTGTTGCCCTAACACTCGAGGCTACCTTCCAATTAAGGCTACCACTTAATTCATTAAATTACTACCTGTTGCTTTTTCTGGCGCCAACCATTTATTATACCTACGCTTACAATAAGGTTTCTACCAAACCATCTACAACTAATCCTCGCAACCAGTGGTATTTCGAACATAAGCGGTTTATCAACTGGAGTCAGGCTGTGCTTTTTATAATTTGTATGCTGTTGGCCATAAACCTGCTCTACCAAAACTTTCAGCATATTCTGGCCCTGCCGATCAGTTATTGGGTGGCTATATTGATTATCATTACTGCAGGAGGCTTATACTATGGTTTATTGCCCAGATCTTTCCTCAAATTTAACCTGCGGAACACAGGCTGGTTAAAAGCTTTTGTAATCGGTTTTGTGTGGGCCTGCTGTGCCAATGTGCTGCCGCTGATTATGCTTAAAATTGAAACAGGAGTTGGCTACCACGATTCTGTACTGTGGACCTGGTTATTTATTAAAAACTGGATGTTCTGCACGGTAAACGCAATCATTTTCGACATTAAAGATTACCCAACCGATGCCAATAAACATTTAAGAACATTTGTAGTGAGCTACGGCCTGCGCAGGACAATTTTTAGTATCCTTATCCCATTGCTTATTATAGGTTTAATTTCTTTAGGCATATTTGCAAGTTATAAAGGTTTCGGGTTGCCACAGGTTTTATTTAATGTGTTGCCATTTATCTTAACTATTTACGTGGCCTATTCCATGCACCGGAGAAAAAACATTCTCTATTATTTAATGGTAATTGATGGACTCATTTTGTTTAAGGCCATTTGTGGGATAATCGGGATGCAGTTTGTTCATTAAGCTGAAAGACAAAAGAGTAAAGACCAAAGCATATATTACAATTGAGAGGTCTATCTTGATACTTGATTCTCAATACTTGATACTATGAACAACAACTACGACAAAATTGCCGGTCATTACGATACTTTAAGCCGTTTGGTGTTTTTTAAATCGCAGGTTAATGCACAGATCAATCAGCTTCAACATATTCCAGAGAATAGTTCGGTACTGATTGTTGGCGGTGGAACCGGGTGGATCCTGGAAGAACTCGCGAAGATTTATACCGGTGGATTAAAGATCGTTTATGTAGAAATATCTGCTAAAATGACTGTGCTTTCTCAAAAACGAAACTATAAAGACAATCAGATCGAATTTATGGATGTCGGCATCGAGGATTTTAAAACTGATGTATTATTTGATGTAATTTTAACGCCTTTTCTATTTGATAACTTTGCTGAGCAACGCGCTGCAAAGGTGTTTGGCCAGTTAAATGAATATTTAAAGAAAGATGGATTATGGTTTCTCGTCGATTTTTCACTCAATAAAATTAATGGAAACTGGTGGAAATGGTTGCTGCTCAAATCAATGTATAACTTTTTTAAATTAATGGGCATAGTAGAAGCAGATAAACTTATCGATATGGTCCCTTACTTTTTCAAAGCCGATTATCTGATTGTTGAGGAACGATTATATTATGGAGGTTTTATTAAAGCAACAATCTTCAGAAAATAAAAATGACATTATTTTAATGCAATAATGTTGCGTTTGTTAATTGATTTCAGATCTTTGTATTAAAAGATTTAGATATGGATTTTGACGTAATTATAATTGGTGGAAGTTATGCTGGTTTATCTGCTGCTTTAACCTTAGGTAGGGCAACCAGAAATGTTCTGGTTATCGATGCTGGCAAACCCTGTAACAGGCAAACCCCACATTCACATAATTTTTTAACGCACGATGGTGATCAGCCCGCCGATATTACTAAAGCTGCCAAGGCAGAAGTACTGAAATACCCAACAGTCAGGTTTTTGGAAGAGAAAGCTATTTCGGCCAGGCAAATAGATGGAGGTTTTAACATTGACGTAGAAAATGCCGGAAGTTTTGCGGCCCGGAAACTATTATTGGCTACTGGTTTAAAAGATGTACTGCCTGATATTAACGGGTTAGCTGAGTGCTGGGCCATTTCTGCTGTACACTGCCCTTATTGCCATGGCTACGAGATCAGGAACGAAAAAATTGGGCTGTTAATGAATGGTGATCACGCGTTCGAGATGGCCAAAAACCTACACCTTTGGAACAAAGATTTAACTATTTTAACCAATGGTAAATCGCAGTTAAGCGCCGAACAGACTGAAAAATTGCGATCTAAATCAATCACGATTAGAGAAGATGAAATTATAGAGTTGCTGCACAACAATGGTCATCTGGAAGATGTTGTTTTTAAGAACGGTGAAAAATTGGCTTTGAAAGCCATATATGTAAAACCTGATGTTGAGCAACATTTTAATTTCGACAAGCAGCTCGGTTTTGAATTAACAGATTTAAAAACAATAAAGGTTGATGAGCAGCAGCAAAGCACTGCCAAAGGCGTTTATGCCGCAGGAGATTGTGCAACCTTGTTCAGGTCGCTATCTATCATTACGGCTGCAGGAACAATGGCTGCAGTGGCAATGAACAAGGAAATGATTTCTGAAGAATTTTGATCAATCATCGGAAATTTAAAATAAGATCGCACCAACAATTGTAGCAATAAATATCACTGATATCACGATTCTATCAGCGGTGATCCATTGATCTCTTGTAAGTGGTGTAACACTTCTTTTTACGGTTTCTGCTTTGTGCCTCGAAAGCCTGAAAACAGATGTGTCTAATTTAATAAGCATAGGGATGAGTTTAAAAGTATTGATTTTCTTAAGGCAAATCCCAAGCCAAAAATCAAGAAAAATGTGGAATTGTTAATAACTTACATTTTTTTGTTATTCAACTGATATTTATGTGGTTATCACCACAATTAGGAATATAATGGATGATTAAGCTGTTTAGAAAATAAAACAGCTTAATCATGTTGTATGTATAGTAATGAGCTGTTATCTATTGTTCTGTGTTGTCTTGCTGTGCTTTTAATTTACTGTTCTTTTTACCGTACCAAAAGTAAATAGCTAAGCCAATAATTAACCACACCGCTAGTCTGACCCAGGTTTCCCAGGGTAAAAACACCATCATGGCAATACAGGTTAAAATGCCTAAAATAGGGATTAGTGGTACAAATGGAACTCTAAAAGGACGCTTCGCCTCAGGATCTGTTTTTCTTAAGATCAAAATACCCACGCAAACCATTAAAAAGGCCAGTAAGGTACCAATGCTTGTCATTTCACCTACCACATTCATGGGGACAAATGCCGCAAAAAGTCCAATAAATACACAAAGTATAATGTTCGATTTGTATGGTGTTTTAAATTTGGTATGTACATCAGAAAACATCTTTGGCAATAATCCATCCTTGCTAATGGAATAAAACATCCGCGATTGCGCCATTAAATCGATTAAAATTACTGAAGTATAACCGATTAAAATGGCCAGAATAATAGCCTGACTTAACCATGCATAAGGTGTTTTTTCGATGGCAATGGCTACCGGGGCACCGCTATTGGCAAATTCCTTATAATTGGCCAGGCCTGTCATGACGTGTCCAAACAAGCCAAATAAAACAGTACAAACCACCAGCGATCCAATGATACCGATTGGTAAATCCCGGGCAGGGTTTTTTGTTTCCTGTGCAGAAGCGGCAACGGCATCGAAGCCTATAAATACAAAAAATACTAAACCCGCACCACGTAAAACACCGCTCCAGCCAAACTGGCCAAATGTTCCTGTATTTTCGGGAATGTAGGGATGGTAATTTGCCGGATCGATATATTGCCAGCCCAGCGCAATAAAAACCAATACCACACCAACTTTAAGGAATACAATTATCCCATTTACAATGGCCGAGCCTTTAGTGCCGCGGATTAATATGGCGGTCATTAATACCACCACCAATGCTGCGGGGATGTTAATAATGCCATTAACGGTAGTGCCATCGGCCAGTTTAGCGGTTTCGAAAGGGGATAAGGTTAACTGTGGAGGGAGATAAATATGCAAGCTGGCTAAAAACCTGGTTAAATACTGCGACCAGCTGATGGCTACAGTAGCACAACCCACAGAATATTCCAATACTAAATCCCAGCCTATAATCCAGGCGAAAAGTTCGCCCATGGTGGCGTAAGAATAGGTATAGGCACTACCTGCAACCGGAATCATGGAAGCAAACTCAGCATAACATAAGGCTGCAAAACCACAGCCCAATGCTGCAATTACAAAAGATAGGGTAACTGCCGGACCAGAGTGATTGGCTGCTGCCAAACCTGTAATGGAAAATAAACCTGCACCCAGCGTTAAGCCAACACCAATTAAAATCAGGTTAATGGGACCTAAGGTTCTTTTGAGCGTTCCTTCGCCGCTTTCGTTTGCCTCAGCAACAATGCTGGCAATAGATTTTTTCATGAAAATAAGTTAAGACGCTGCAAAATTATTAAAATATATTAAATCTATAGTATTTATATATTTAATTCCTCGAAGCCTGGACGGGCATGTGTGCAAGCGGATCTTGGAAATCTAAAACAGTCACTGCGAATTTCTTCTTTTAGAAAATCTGCGTCCTGTTTTTCATGGGAGCTGCAGTCCCGCCATCGCTTGTAGTCCTCTCCCGATGAAAAATCGGGATGCGGGCTACCCACTCTGTCGGGTTTATTTACAAGGACTGTTCTGGCATTATCCCAAAAACCATTAATAGTAACACCAGTCCTCTCCACCTTAAACCTGATAGAACCAAATAGCTCCCGATTTATCGAATATTTTATATTTAAAGGGTATCTAAATCGGGACTATAGGTGATAGCAGGACTGCCGAAACCGAAGAATTACAGAACCTTGATTTTCAAAAAAAAGGCTATAAACACCTAGATTTTACCTATTTAAACTTCAAATAGAAATTTATTAAAAAATTAATTGTCTGATAATAAGTGTTTTACGTATTTACTTTAATTTATTTTAGTACTATGTATTGCATGGTAGTGTATAAAACATATATCTTTGTTATATGATAGCAGAAAATACGCAAACACAAATGCGGAAGGGAATTCTGGAGTACTGTGTTTTATCAATCATCTCCCGGGGCGAAATATATGCTTCGGATATTATTGCCGAATTAAGGTCGGCAAAGCTATTGGTGGTTGAGGGTACATTATATCCATTATTAACGAGGCTTAAAAACAATGGTTTGTTAAGCTACAACTGGGTAGAATCTACCTCAGGCCCACCGCGTAAATATTATACCTTAACCGAAGATGGTCGGGGCATTTTATCTCAATTAGATCAAACCTGGCAGGAGCTGGCTTATGCTGTAGGTATTTCACAAAAAGGAGCCAATTCATAATTATTAGTAAAAAGGAAATGGAAAAGACCATCATCATAAATATAGGGAACACAATTATTCACATTGAAGAAAGTGCTTACGAACTCTTAAAGGCCTACCTGAACGAAGTAAAACAATATTTTGCCAACCATGCAGATGACCTTGAAATTGTAACGGATATTGAAAACCGTATTGCAGAGTTACTAACCGAGCAATTGGAAGAGCAGAAAAAACAAGTTGTGGATTCGGCCAATGTAAATTCGGTTATTGCACAGATGGGCAGGGTACAGGATTTTGATACCGTAGAGGAGGGTGAGGAAGAACCTGTAATTAACAGCAGCTACCAACATCAGTATGTAGAGAAAAAATTATACCGTGATATGGACGATCGTGTGGTAGCAGGTGTTTGCGCCGGTATTGCACACTATGTAAACGCCGATCCTAAATGGATCAGGTTGGCGACGTTGCTGATTAGTATTGCCGGTGGATTTGGAATATTGGTGTATGCCATACTTTGGATCATCATGCCGAAAGCCAAATCTCGCATCGAACGCATGGAGATGAAAGGTGAACCGGCGAACCTCCAGGGGTTTCAAAAGAATCTTGATGAAGAATTACAAGCGGTTAAAGAACGTTTAGGAGAGGTAAACAAACATGCCCAACCGATATTTGCCCGCCTGGGGATTTTTATCGGTGAGTTTTTCGAATGGCTGGGCCGTTTTATATCAGGCGCGGGAAAGGTAATTTTTAAGATCATTGCGGGTTTTATCGTTGTTTTTGGTGTACTCTTTTTACTTACTTTAATTATTGGTACAGCTGCTTTTCAGGGATTTTGGGATGCGAGTATTTACGAATATTTTCCCTTCTCTATTATTAATGAAGGCAATAGAGGGGCAATTTTATTTGGTGCATTTATAGTATGTTTTGTGCCGATTTTAGCCCTGGTGTTATTCTCGATCAGGGTAGCTTTTAACAAACAGGCCATTAATAAAACACTTTCTTTTGCCCTATTAATTATCTGGCTGGCTGGTGTAGCAATAACGGGTTATCAGGCGGCTAAAATATCATCGGAATTTAAGCAACATGCAGAGTTAACACAAACAGTTGACTTGAAATCTTTTTCAACGTATACCCTAAATATCGATAAAAGTAAATATTTCAGCAAAGAAGATAGTATTGCTTATCACATCGATGCCAATCAGAAAAACCGGATTGTGGTTGATGATTTAGAAGATGGACCATTTGTTTCGCCGAACCGCATCCGCATCGACATTAACAAAAGCGAAACGGGTGTTACGCGTTTAACCCAAAAATACGAATCGC
Encoded proteins:
- a CDS encoding class I SAM-dependent methyltransferase, with product MNNNYDKIAGHYDTLSRLVFFKSQVNAQINQLQHIPENSSVLIVGGGTGWILEELAKIYTGGLKIVYVEISAKMTVLSQKRNYKDNQIEFMDVGIEDFKTDVLFDVILTPFLFDNFAEQRAAKVFGQLNEYLKKDGLWFLVDFSLNKINGNWWKWLLLKSMYNFFKLMGIVEADKLIDMVPYFFKADYLIVEERLYYGGFIKATIFRK
- a CDS encoding NAD(P)/FAD-dependent oxidoreductase: MDFDVIIIGGSYAGLSAALTLGRATRNVLVIDAGKPCNRQTPHSHNFLTHDGDQPADITKAAKAEVLKYPTVRFLEEKAISARQIDGGFNIDVENAGSFAARKLLLATGLKDVLPDINGLAECWAISAVHCPYCHGYEIRNEKIGLLMNGDHAFEMAKNLHLWNKDLTILTNGKSQLSAEQTEKLRSKSITIREDEIIELLHNNGHLEDVVFKNGEKLALKAIYVKPDVEQHFNFDKQLGFELTDLKTIKVDEQQQSTAKGVYAAGDCATLFRSLSIITAAGTMAAVAMNKEMISEEF
- a CDS encoding amino acid permease, which encodes MKKSIASIVAEANESGEGTLKRTLGPINLILIGVGLTLGAGLFSITGLAAANHSGPAVTLSFVIAALGCGFAALCYAEFASMIPVAGSAYTYSYATMGELFAWIIGWDLVLEYSVGCATVAISWSQYLTRFLASLHIYLPPQLTLSPFETAKLADGTTVNGIINIPAALVVVLMTAILIRGTKGSAIVNGIIVFLKVGVVLVFIALGWQYIDPANYHPYIPENTGTFGQFGWSGVLRGAGLVFFVFIGFDAVAASAQETKNPARDLPIGIIGSLVVCTVLFGLFGHVMTGLANYKEFANSGAPVAIAIEKTPYAWLSQAIILAILIGYTSVILIDLMAQSRMFYSISKDGLLPKMFSDVHTKFKTPYKSNIILCVFIGLFAAFVPMNVVGEMTSIGTLLAFLMVCVGILILRKTDPEAKRPFRVPFVPLIPILGILTCIAMMVFLPWETWVRLAVWLIIGLAIYFWYGKKNSKLKAQQDNTEQ
- a CDS encoding PadR family transcriptional regulator, coding for MIAENTQTQMRKGILEYCVLSIISRGEIYASDIIAELRSAKLLVVEGTLYPLLTRLKNNGLLSYNWVESTSGPPRKYYTLTEDGRGILSQLDQTWQELAYAVGISQKGANS
- a CDS encoding PspC domain-containing protein, translated to MEKTIIINIGNTIIHIEESAYELLKAYLNEVKQYFANHADDLEIVTDIENRIAELLTEQLEEQKKQVVDSANVNSVIAQMGRVQDFDTVEEGEEEPVINSSYQHQYVEKKLYRDMDDRVVAGVCAGIAHYVNADPKWIRLATLLISIAGGFGILVYAILWIIMPKAKSRIERMEMKGEPANLQGFQKNLDEELQAVKERLGEVNKHAQPIFARLGIFIGEFFEWLGRFISGAGKVIFKIIAGFIVVFGVLFLLTLIIGTAAFQGFWDASIYEYFPFSIINEGNRGAILFGAFIVCFVPILALVLFSIRVAFNKQAINKTLSFALLIIWLAGVAITGYQAAKISSEFKQHAELTQTVDLKSFSTYTLNIDKSKYFSKEDSIAYHIDANQKNRIVVDDLEDGPFVSPNRIRIDINKSETGVTRLTQKYESQGKTFQSALQNAQNISYNYEMKDSELIFSPRFQLRKGTIWRNQEVRLNLEVPVGTKLILKQDAYRYINNYWTWECNDSENDHNDYSVWIMTEDGLKCVAKLKEEALKKEQLKQELSDLDHLRNNKPTDTLYQDSVSNRIKEVKEELGIAPE